CAGAAGGCTTATCTATTTTGGTAAAATAAGAatcttagtatttttttaaatgttaacagACAGGAACACTGTTCAGTTCCTGCTACCCTCCATTCCCCATGCATTCTTCTGGGTATTTATCAtctactaattcttttttttttttttttttgttttgttttgttttgttttgtttttcgagacagggtttctctgtggtcatCTACTAATTCTTACATGTGCATTTTAGAATGATTCTCCTTTGTATtaacttaaacatttttattctcttctcaaagtatttttttaaggATGCTAGCcaagggaggtggctcagtggtaaaatacTTGTCTAGTAGAGCAAGGCTTTGGATTTGTTCCCCAGAAccactaagaaagaaaacaggaagggggagagaaaaggaatgaaaccgCAGCAGAAGAATTGAAAAGAACATAATACAATCTCAGAAAAGAACCAAAAAGCACGAGGAACAGTTCTGTGTTTTGCTCCTTAATGTCCCTTGAATGAGATATAGCTAGAAGAGAGAATTCCAGCAACATCAGACGAGCTTGAACTTTTAGCTAGCCACAGTAAAGGAGGCTGGAGTTTATCTAAGAGCAACAAGACAACTGAAGAGTTTATAAACGAGTACCTGTGGATCTCATATGTGGACATTAAAGTACAGAGACtcactgaggggctggagagatgatggctcagcagctaagaccacaggacccaagttcagttcccaactccCACAACAAGTAGTGCTCAACTGCCTGCGACTGCAGCTCCAAGGGACTGACACGCTCTTCTGGTCACCATGGCCACCTGCACATGTGTAGCATTCGTGCACGCATACACAATCATCATCAGTTTtaatgtgcatatacatattgtttggggctttttgtttgtttgcttgcttgcttgctttttgagacagtcttattatgtagctctggctggccagaattcactatgtagaccaagctggacttgaactcacagagatctgcctgcctctgcctcccaagtacgcggattaaagatgtgtgccaacaGGCCTAGcatgtgtatttaaaattttgtttcattatctttatttatgtgtgtatatgtgtgtctgtgggagcCAGGGGAGTTGgagctccctggagctggagttacaaacagttgtgagttgcccaacattggtgctgggaactgaactcctgtccgctgcaagagcagtatgcacttttaatgactgagccatctctccagtccaatatacatataatataaaaaacaattattgagctggggctggaaaaatggctcaacagtaagagcactgactgctcttccaaaggacccaggttcaattcccggcaccaacatggcagctcacaatagtctgtaactccagttccaggggatccaacaccctcacacagacatacatgcaggcaaaacacaaatgcacgacctcctttcctttctgctgGGAACCGGCTGCTCGCTGTCGAAATGGGCAAGTTCATGAAACCCGGGAAAGTGGTGCTCGTCCTGGCTGGACGCTACTCGGGACGCAAAGCCGTCATCGTGAAAAACATTGATGATGGCACCTCAGACCGCCCTTACAGTCATGCCCTGGTGGCTGGAATTGACCGCTATCCCCGAAAAGTGACGGCTGCCATGGGCAAGAAAAAAGTCGCCAAGAGATCCAAGATCAAGTCCTTTGTGAAGGTTTATAACTACAACCACCTGATGCCCACAAGGTACTCTGTGGACATCCCCCTGGACAAAACTGTTGTCAACAAGGATGTCTTTAGGGACCCAGCCCTGAAAAGACAGGCAAGGCGGGAAGCCAAGGTCAAATTTGAGGAACGATACAAGACAGGGAAGAACAAATGGTTTTTCCAGAAGCTTCGCTTTTAggtatatttttgtttacatcattaaagtttaaaaaaaaaaaacacaaatgcacataaaattaaattaaaaaacaatattttgcttggtggtggtggcacacacctttaacccagcactcggaaggcagaggcaggtggatctctgtgagtcccaggccagcctggtctacagagcgagttccaggacagtcaaggttacactgtctcagaaaaggaaccttgtctcagaaaacaagcaaaaaacaaagaacaaaaacacaaaacgAACTATTTCTAGAGCACCTAACTGCTCAAGATAACCGCTGCTGCTCTGAAGTAACTCAACTGGAAGGGGCAAGGCTGAGGATGTGAAGGGAGAGGGATGAATGCACCCCTACTGCGCCCTGTATCCCCGGGATACACAGGAACTGTGAGCCTGTCTCCCACCCCTGCTCCCATTAGACGGCAAGGTCAGTTAAAGCCTCACCAGCTCATCTAAGCTGTCTCCCCGGTCCCAGCATAAAGGGACAGGGTGGCTACTTAGAGCTCCATGAAGTTTAGGGTATGAATGGTTAAGTGTTGAATAACTAAGAGACCCCAGGTTTCTTCATCTTAAATCAAAATCTGAGAAAGAACTCTGCTTGCAAATAActtctaaaaagaaatatttattgtgtGAAAGCTAGTCTTAAAGAGGCTCCTTGCCTGGTCACCACCTGCAACAATTCTCAAGGCCAGTCATGTGAGCAACCCAGGAGCTAATTTCAGCTATCTAGCAGCTCTGCTCCTGGGACAGAGTTCTGGTTCTGTGGGTGTGAGGGAGATCCAGGAATCTCTCTCCAGAAGCTTCTTTGGGGGGATTCTGATGAGTGGTCTAGTTTGGGGAACCATTCCATTAATATAACATTGCATTTACGAAGAATGTTAGACTGCAAGCAGAAGGACCCCACAGTCAGTCAGTGAGCTAACATAGACCAAGGCGACTAGAGAAGTTATTTCCCCTAAGGACTGCAGACATTTTGCCTTCTCCCCCATGGTAGATGTCAGAGTCAGGGCCTTGTGCGTGCTAGGTGAATGCTCTACCACTAACCTTCATGCTCATCCTAAAATTCTCCTAAATGGAAATAATTCTGTATTCAGAGAATTCTGcattcatttcctttcattttccccACCTGCTGGCTCCTAACACAACAGAGTGTCTTCAGCAAGCCTCCACTTACTCCACactccccttctgccttccctcATTCTCAAGGCCAGGCTAACTACCTGTCCTCTGGAGTTCCTTAACTCAAGTGAGTACTTATTAGGCACTAAACACTAAAGATAGTGGAGAATAAAGTAGAAAGACTTGTGTTGCCATTCtaccaggaaaaaaaagacactaaacaaatgacataaaaaattgaatgtgtgccgggcggtggtggcgcacgcctttaatcccagcactcgggaggcagaggcaggcggatctctgtgagttcgagaccagcctggtctacaagagctagttccaggacaggctccaaaaccacagagaaaccctgtctcgaaaaaccaaaaaaaaaaaaaaattgaatgtgaTCAAATCCTTACACTGCAACCAAGTGTTTTACCTCCACTATACATTAAGTCCTTCAATGCCATTAAAAGTTCATCTTTAGTGTATTTAGTAGTTCATCTGTATTTAGTGGTATCTGACATAAGAGGAAGAATTAATAAATCATCTAAGAAAGATGCTTATTTAATGAAGGAAGTCCTGGAGAAGACTAGGTGGATGAGATCCTAAATATGAATGGGGAAGTTAGCTGTGAACAGAAGGAACTGATCTTCTACCAAGATGGCTATGGAAGGACAGGGGTAGAGGTATGGCTCTGTGCTACAGTGCTGGCCTAGCACAGTCAAGATTCCGGGCTCCATCCCTAtgactacaaaaacaaaaataaagggaCTTCCTACTTTAAgggacacaggaaagaaaaacagtcatAAGGTAGGTCTCAAGGCAACAAAGGCTCATCCAAGCCTAACAGCTACCACAAAGCAACACCAGCCCTGGAGTCTTCGACACTGAAGCTGGAGCAGAAGGCTCAAAGGCAGACTTTTCTCCCATTCCCAAAACAAAAGAGGGCTAGCATGGACACCTTCCAGGGCCATGGACgcctcctgcccctgcttctttttctcttccccctcctttttctttcttcttcattctttttggACATCCAGGATCCAAACACTACTCCAATTTGGAAGGAACCCCATTGTGTAAAACTCTGTCTGCAAGTGGTGACTGCCTCTTACCAGATAAAACAGATAAGGTAGGCATGCCTTCTCCCAGGGTTCAGGTGGAAACAGAGTAGGCATGTGATGTAGGCTGGGAGCTTAGATGTTTTGTGCAGGGTTCTGAGTCTTAATAAGATAAttctagccaggtgtggtggcccagatctttaatcccagcacttggagggcagaggcagaaggatctctgagttcagtacCAATCTTGtttgtctacaaaatgagttccaggccagccagggctacaaattgagaccttgtctcaaagaaacagagagagaaagaaagag
The sequence above is drawn from the Chionomys nivalis chromosome 5, mChiNiv1.1, whole genome shotgun sequence genome and encodes:
- the LOC130875025 gene encoding 60S ribosomal protein L27-like, translated to MGKFMKPGKVVLVLAGRYSGRKAVIVKNIDDGTSDRPYSHALVAGIDRYPRKVTAAMGKKKVAKRSKIKSFVKVYNYNHLMPTRYSVDIPLDKTVVNKDVFRDPALKRQARREAKVKFEERYKTGKNKWFFQKLRF